ATTGATTTTAGGAATTTCAAATTTGGTTAAAGGGCAGCCAAAAGTTGCTTATCCCAAAACCAGATTTGGTAATTTGTTGTATTACTTTACAACAGGTTTTTTTTTAAATGCTTTAAATCCGGTGAATTTTATTAGCTGGGTTACAATTGCTTCGTACATCCGCTCAACTTTGCATTATAATTTCCATCAGGTTTTACTATTCTTTACAGCGAGCGTGATTGCGGTTTTCCTTGTGGAAAGTTCAATCGCTGTTTTTGCAGATAGACTAAAAAAAGTTTTTACCCCGAAAGTTGTTTTGATTTTCAATAAGGTGACGGGGGTGGTTTTTATATTGATCGCCTGCCAGATTGCTTATACTAATTTTTTGAAGTAGGAGAAGAGATATAAAACAAAAACCGGTCAGGATTTAAAATCTGACCGGTTTTATGTTTGTAAAGTGTGCCAACGGAGCCCAAATTTATCTTACCACGGGATAAATCCAGTGGCTAGAAAGTCTGTCGTGCCGAAGGCACTATGAAATCTGGGATGATTCAATTGATTCTAATCATATCTAATTTTGAGAATTAAAAATGCCGTAGGCATGACCGACGTTGTAGCCGTGGGTTTTAACCCACGGAAATGTTCACCAGATATATTATTTCGAAAAAACCTCATCTACCACATACCCGTTATTCTTCAGATATTCCTTCCAGTCTTCAATCAAAAAGTTTTTCAAAACGCGCGGGAATTTATTTTGTCCACCCATTTTTCCTTTTGATTCCATCCAGCCGTAAAAAGCTTTATTGGGAAGTACAGTCACAAAAACATCTTTCAAAGCATGCTTGCGTTCCACTGCATAATCATCATTCAACTCAGCAAGTTTGGCATCGATTTTGGTTTTCAAAACCTGCGGATCAACATTACTTTCTTCCACACCGATATACCAGTGGTGAGCAAATAACGAATCATGTTCAACACCACAAACTGTAAATTCTTTGACAGTCAATCCTAATTCATCAGAAATTAAATCAACCGCTTTATTCATATTATCAACCGAAAGGTGTTCTCCACATAAGCTTAAATAATGCTTGGTACGGCCCGTGATAACAATTTCAGCCTTCGCTTTATCTACAAATTTGACTGTATCACCAATCAGATAACGCCATGCACCTGAGCAGGTTGAGATCAAAAGTGCATATTCTTTTCCTTCTTCAACCTGGTCCACCATCAGCGTTTCCGGAGATGTTACCAGCGTTCCTTCCGAATCAAAGTTCTTTTCATTGAAAGGCACAAATTCGAAGAAAATTCCATTGTCAAGAACCAAAGCCATTCCGGCTGCACCGGGACGGTTTTGATATGCAATAAAACCCTCGGAGGCAAGATATGTATTGATATAAATGAGCGGCCGGGCAAGCAATTTTTCGAAACCTTTACGATATGGTTCAAAAGAAACGCCGCCATGCGCAAAGACCTGAAGATTTGGCCAGATATCGTGAATTGTTTTTACTTTGTAATGGGCAATGATTTTTTCCATCAGAAGCTGAATCCAGGCCGGTACGCCCACGATAAAACCAATATCCCATTCGTGCGCTTTCAGTGTAATTTCTTCCAGTTTTAATCCCCAGTCTTTTTCAGAGGCAATTTTTTCTCCCGGTTTGTAATATGGACGAAACCATGCAGGAATCTGGCTGGCTGTAATTCCGCTCAAATCACCTTCATAATGTGAATCCTGATTGTTGAGGTTGGTACTTCCACCAAGCATTAAAAAACCTTTTTCATATAAATCGTCTGGCAGATCTTTATAACTTCCAAGGGATAAAATTTGCCTGATGCTGGTTTTCTGAATGGCTTTTGACATTGCCTTCGTTACCGGAATGTGCTTGGTAGCAGCTTCCGAAGTTCCTGAGCTTAACGCATAATATTTAATGCTGCCTGGCCAGCAAATGTCTTTTTCGCCATCAAGAGAACGGTGCCACCATTCCTTAAAAATAGCGTTATAATCATAAACCGGAACTGATTTTTTATACTGTTCGTAAAACGCACCTTTGTTGCCAAAAAGGATTGACGATAACAATTCATCAAAGTTGTATTTTTCACCAAACTCGGTATACCTGGCCTTCGCCAAAAGTTTTGCTAATGTCTTTTTCTGCTGCTGATGAATGGTTGCCTTTTTCCTGTTGGCAACGATGTTACTCAACCGGATTCCTCTTTTTAGCAAACTTCCTACTATGGCCATAGCTGATTTTCTAACGTGGGTTATAAATTCCAGGTTTCAAGCTCTTTCAAAGCTTTATACTCTGTTAAATCATATTGACAAGGTACAACGGAAATGTAATTATTATCCAATGCCCAAACATCTGTATCTTCTTTTTCTGTATCAAAATTGACAAACTTGCCCGCCATCCAAAGATAACCACGACCATTCGGATCAACACGATGATCAAATTTTTCCTGCCATTTTGCATGCGCCTGGCGACAAACTTTTACTCCTTTAACCGGCTCCTCAGTCTTTTCAGGAATATTAACGTTCAGGGCTATGCCCTTTGGTATACCATGTTTTAAGGCAGATTCCGTGATTGATTTTATAAAGGGTATTCCATGACTGAAATCTGCATCCTCTCTGAAATCACACAAAGAAAAACCGATAGCTGGTATACCTTCAATTGCTCCTTCAATGGCGGCAGACATAGTTCCGGAATAGAGAACGCTGATGGAACTATTACTTCCGTGATTAATTCCGCTGACAATTAAATCAGGTTTTCTGTCTTGCAATACGTAATTTTTTGCCAGTTTAACGCAATCTGCCGGTGTTCCTGAGCATTCATATTCTACTACATCATCAAAAATATGTGTTTCATATAACCGCAATGGTTCGCCAATTGTGATGGCATGCCCCATTCCGGATTGCGGGCTATTCGGTGCTACAACGATGACGTCGCCAATAGTTTTCATGATGTCAACCAGTGTGCGAATACCCAACGAGGTTATTCCGTCATCATTTGTAACTAAAATAAGTGGTTTCATATATTAATTCAAAATTTACTCAGCTTTATATCCACAAAATTTAGCGGATTTTGTTGATGAAAATTGTTTTGTTTTGTGGTTGAAAGTATCCAATTTCACTTTAAAAAATCAAATTTAAGGAATATGCCTTCATTCTCAATAAAGCATGCAACCCTGGCTGACATACCCGTAGTAATCCAAATTCAGGAAAAAACGTGGGAACCTACTTACCGTGAAATCCTTACAAAAGAGCAGATAGATTATATGTTTGAAAAAATATATTCTAAAAATGCGCTGGAAAATCAGATGACACAGGGCGGACAGCAATTTATGCTTTTGTTTAACGCA
The nucleotide sequence above comes from Dyadobacter subterraneus. Encoded proteins:
- a CDS encoding LysE family translocator; the encoded protein is MIEALFYGILTGIGLCLTFGTVFFSLIQNSVDNGYRTGIKIAFGVFISDAIFVFFAIFGTGLLPDIHNFQKYMAGAGVLFLLILGISNLVKGQPKVAYPKTRFGNLLYYFTTGFFLNALNPVNFISWVTIASYIRSTLHYNFHQVLLFFTASVIAVFLVESSIAVFADRLKKVFTPKVVLIFNKVTGVVFILIACQIAYTNFLK
- a CDS encoding GH3 family domain-containing protein produces the protein MAIVGSLLKRGIRLSNIVANRKKATIHQQQKKTLAKLLAKARYTEFGEKYNFDELLSSILFGNKGAFYEQYKKSVPVYDYNAIFKEWWHRSLDGEKDICWPGSIKYYALSSGTSEAATKHIPVTKAMSKAIQKTSIRQILSLGSYKDLPDDLYEKGFLMLGGSTNLNNQDSHYEGDLSGITASQIPAWFRPYYKPGEKIASEKDWGLKLEEITLKAHEWDIGFIVGVPAWIQLLMEKIIAHYKVKTIHDIWPNLQVFAHGGVSFEPYRKGFEKLLARPLIYINTYLASEGFIAYQNRPGAAGMALVLDNGIFFEFVPFNEKNFDSEGTLVTSPETLMVDQVEEGKEYALLISTCSGAWRYLIGDTVKFVDKAKAEIVITGRTKHYLSLCGEHLSVDNMNKAVDLISDELGLTVKEFTVCGVEHDSLFAHHWYIGVEESNVDPQVLKTKIDAKLAELNDDYAVERKHALKDVFVTVLPNKAFYGWMESKGKMGGQNKFPRVLKNFLIEDWKEYLKNNGYVVDEVFSK
- the surE gene encoding 5'/3'-nucleotidase SurE; this translates as MKPLILVTNDDGITSLGIRTLVDIMKTIGDVIVVAPNSPQSGMGHAITIGEPLRLYETHIFDDVVEYECSGTPADCVKLAKNYVLQDRKPDLIVSGINHGSNSSISVLYSGTMSAAIEGAIEGIPAIGFSLCDFREDADFSHGIPFIKSITESALKHGIPKGIALNVNIPEKTEEPVKGVKVCRQAHAKWQEKFDHRVDPNGRGYLWMAGKFVNFDTEKEDTDVWALDNNYISVVPCQYDLTEYKALKELETWNL